GCTCTAACGGGCCAGATATTACATTGGGCTTTTGCGCATATTTAACTGTTTTAGGCCCAAAACAAATGTAATTACCTTTTTACCTCACTCGTCGGCgatttactttttttaatcGGGGACTTCAAAATTCTTGAAGCCGTTGTGTTgtcagagagagaagaaagagatagatTTCTCATTTTGGGAAATTAGGGTTCCAATTTTTTCGAACTAATGTTCACGCCACAGAGAAAACAATGGATGTCACCGGCAATGACGCCGAGAAGCGAGACGCATAAAATCGGCGGTGTTACTAACCCTAGAAACGCTGATAGAAAAGGAAAGGCGGTTGCTTTCAGTGATGACCTAGTAATACCGACTCTTCCTCCGCCTCCGATTGGAACACTGACCGGACAAGGCGTTTCTCGAGGTCACACTGATGATATGGATATGGGTGATTGGAGAAGGTTTAGGGAAGTGGGTTTGTTGAATGAGGCTtcaatggagaagaaagatcaagaagctCTTCTTGAAAAGATCTCTACACTTGAAAAAGAGGTAACCTTTATCAACAATTTGAATATTCTGCTCTCATGGGTTTATGATGCAATTGGTAACCTTTAGCTGTCTGAAAGTTGAAATGAGTGTTTTGACTCTTTGTTATGGCTTTTGATAAGTACAAATATACAGGCTTTAACCTCTTAGAATTGGTTCTTCTGTGCAGTTATATGGCTATCAGCACAATATGGGGCTTCTTCTTATGGAGAACAAAGAGTTGGTTTCAAAGCACGAACAACTAAATCAGGCATTCCAAGAAGCTCAAGAAATCCTTAAAAGGGAACAGTCATCACATCTGTATGCATTGACGACGGTTGAACAACGTGAAGAAAACTTGAGGAAAGCCTTGGGTCTGGAAAAGCAATGTGTGCAAGAGGTAGCATTCTTTAGCTTTAACATTATGGATATCTTCaaattatgtttggttttctaCGTGTTTGCTCTTGTGAATATAAGCTTTATCTACTTATGTGATGCATTGATTTTGAGgtgttcttcttttctgttgaGCTTCCTTAGACAGGAGATTCAGTTTTCTGTATTAGTTAGATGTTTTACTTCGTTTGTATTCTGaattttctttgatatatgttctttcattttatttttgtctgcAGCTTGAGAAGGCTCTTCGTGAAATTCAAGAGGAGAATAGCAAGATAAGGCTGAGTTCTGAAGCTAAATTAGTTGAAGCAAATGCTCTGGTTGCTAGTGTAAACGGGAGATCTTCAGACGTGGAAAACAAGATTTACTCTGCCGAAAGCAAGCTCGCAGAGGCAACTAGAAAGAGCTCCGAGCTGAAATTGAGATTGAAGGAAGTGGAGACTCGTGAAAGTGTCCTGCAACAAGAACGGCTTTCATTTACTAAAGAGTAAGTATAGATATCAGTTATACGTCTGAAAAgttcaattctttttcttagtCTTACGTGTATGTTATTGTTATTGCACCACAGGCGAGAATCATATGAAGGGACTTTCCAAAAGCAAAGAGAGTACCTTAATGAATGGGAGAAAAAGCTTCAAGGAAAGGAAGAATCCATAACTGAGCAGAAGAGAAACCTGAATCAAAGAGAGGAAAAGGTTAATGAAATAGaaaagaagctgaagctgaaagaaaaagaacttgaagaaTGGAATAGAAAGGTTGATTTGTCTATGTCGAAGTCTAAAGAAACTGAAGAGGACATAACTAAACGTTTGGAAGAATTGActacaaaagagaaagtgagTTTGTAGCTTTTGAAAATTGCTTATTTCTTATATGACTTCTGCATATTTCGTATAtgactttgttttttgatGGTTTACCCTAGGAAGCTCACACACTCCAGATCACGCTATTGGCAAAGGAGAATGAGTTACGAGCATTTGAAGAGAAGCTCATTGCTAGAGAAGGGGTAATTTTAGGGTATAGCTTTTGTAGATTGTAGTTGTTGAAAATTGTCATACAGTGGAAATCTAAATATCAAACGAAAGTAACAGCATGCTCATAATAGGAATATTGTTATGCAGTGGATATCgttattatataaatagattTCATTTACTCTGATAGCAGTTATAAAagctttggtttggttttaacaGACAGAAATTCAGAAGCTTATTG
This sequence is a window from Arabidopsis thaliana chromosome 1 sequence. Protein-coding genes within it:
- the LINC2 gene encoding nuclear matrix constituent protein-like protein (LITTLE NUCLEI2 (LINC2); INVOLVED IN: nucleus organization; LOCATED IN: nucleoplasm; EXPRESSED IN: 15 plant structures; EXPRESSED DURING: 7 growth stages; BEST Arabidopsis thaliana protein match is: little nuclei3 (TAIR:AT1G68790.1); Has 107806 Blast hits to 52972 proteins in 2654 species: Archae - 1404; Bacteria - 16181; Metazoa - 50751; Fungi - 7829; Plants - 5203; Viruses - 291; Other Eukaryotes - 26147 (source: NCBI BLink).), with product MFTPQRKQWMSPAMTPRSETHKIGGVTNPRNADRKGKAVAFSDDLVIPTLPPPPIGTLTGQGVSRGHTDDMDMGDWRRFREVGLLNEASMEKKDQEALLEKISTLEKELYGYQHNMGLLLMENKELVSKHEQLNQAFQEAQEILKREQSSHLYALTTVEQREENLRKALGLEKQCVQELEKALREIQEENSKIRLSSEAKLVEANALVASVNGRSSDVENKIYSAESKLAEATRKSSELKLRLKEVETRESVLQQERLSFTKERESYEGTFQKQREYLNEWEKKLQGKEESITEQKRNLNQREEKVNEIEKKLKLKEKELEEWNRKVDLSMSKSKETEEDITKRLEELTTKEKEAHTLQITLLAKENELRAFEEKLIAREGVILGYSFCRL